The genome window GTTGCGGGAACTAAAAATGACCTCGTTTCATCAATTCTATTTGCTACTGCAAAATAGCCCGCCAATAACAATAACGAACCGAATAAAAGAACTCATAACGACCAACGAAAGCCAATGGTTTCGAGACGGACATCCCTTTGAGATATTAAGCGAAGTCATACTGCCTCAATTAATCTCGTCACGTCCACTGATGGAACCGATTCGCTTTTTATCGGCGGGATCAGCAAAAGGCCAAGAAGCCTTTTCGATCGCAATTTCGATTGAGACGTATTGCAAGTCGAACCCGAAAGTGAATAAGGACCGATTTGAGATCGTTGCGGTTGACTTAAACCCAACACTCGTCAAAGAAGCGCCTAAAGGCTGCTTTAGCTCGTTTGACATCGAACGAGGCATGCCAGATGAAACCCGAAAACAATATTTCACAAAAACAGACAATGGTTGGGTCTTAGATGAGGCCTTGCGAAACCAGGTCACTTTTCATCCACACAATTTGATGAAGCCACTGAATATATACGGCGATTTTGATGTGATTTTTTACCGAAATGTGATGATTTATTTTTCGGATCAAAACAAGTCTCATTCGTTGGGCC of Candidatus Hinthialibacter antarcticus contains these proteins:
- a CDS encoding protein-glutamate O-methyltransferase CheR; translated protein: MNNLISLSNEEFLLLRDYLVSQYGIWIEKEKDYLLSERLRPLLRELKMTSFHQFYLLLQNSPPITITNRIKELITTNESQWFRDGHPFEILSEVILPQLISSRPLMEPIRFLSAGSAKGQEAFSIAISIETYCKSNPKVNKDRFEIVAVDLNPTLVKEAPKGCFSSFDIERGMPDETRKQYFTKTDNGWVLDEALRNQVTFHPHNLMKPLNIYGDFDVIFYRNVMIYFSDQNKSHSLGHVFNRLRPGGYLLIGSMENLPGGTWALDKNRYAKGAYYQKRD